A genomic window from Prosthecobacter debontii includes:
- a CDS encoding GMC oxidoreductase → MPVITPDQAQSSYDVIIVGSGAGGGQTAYTLTMEGVKVLVLEAGRSFNVQTETAMFQLPSHAPLRGEKTPDKQYGFHDCSINSGWEIPGEPYSNAGQAETEQFRWWRQRMMGGRTNHWGRISLRNGPYDFKPRSLYGAGFDWPISYDDIAPYYDKVEMLVGVFGENEGLENSPDSSPGVLLPAPKLRVGELYAQKHAPKVGMRVAHIHRAVLSVPQDAQNIPPKLHPGNLKAQKILADSMRTRAPCFWATDCHRGCAIRANYDSQSVHLRPALETGNLDIIPNAMAREVTVNPEGKATGITYIDKTTGKENHVQGRAVVLAASSQESVRLLLNSKSALFPDGLANSSGKVGKYITDSVSSSFSAHIPAFEGMPLHNEDGAGGPHAYVPWTQHALNRKGELGFPGGYHLEFTSGRQMPSMTVANGVDQLAGRKGVSYGKQFKEDARRYYGCRLGFGAQGTMLPNDHSFCEIDPDLKDQWGIPVLRFHWKWSDFELNQVKHQQQRIGELLEALGGKFSRPPETDPLKAIRPGGSVIHEVGGAIMGSDPQTSVTNAWSQTWDVKNLFLADGAPFASTADKNPTLTIMALAWRMADHLMDEMKKGNL, encoded by the coding sequence ATGCCTGTCATCACCCCAGACCAAGCTCAGTCCTCTTATGATGTGATCATTGTCGGCTCGGGTGCAGGGGGCGGGCAGACCGCTTACACCTTAACCATGGAAGGCGTGAAGGTGCTGGTGCTGGAAGCCGGGCGCTCCTTCAATGTGCAGACCGAGACCGCTATGTTTCAACTGCCCAGTCATGCACCTCTGCGGGGTGAAAAAACACCGGATAAACAATACGGCTTCCACGATTGCTCCATCAACAGCGGCTGGGAGATCCCGGGGGAACCCTACAGCAATGCCGGCCAGGCCGAGACGGAGCAGTTCCGCTGGTGGCGTCAGCGCATGATGGGCGGGCGCACCAATCACTGGGGGCGGATTTCGCTCCGCAATGGTCCCTATGACTTCAAACCGCGTTCCTTGTATGGGGCCGGTTTTGACTGGCCCATCAGCTATGACGACATCGCCCCCTACTATGACAAGGTGGAGATGCTGGTGGGCGTCTTTGGTGAAAACGAAGGCCTCGAAAACTCGCCCGATTCATCCCCCGGCGTTCTATTGCCAGCACCGAAACTGCGGGTCGGCGAGCTGTATGCGCAAAAGCACGCGCCCAAAGTGGGCATGCGTGTCGCCCACATTCACCGAGCGGTGCTGAGTGTGCCTCAAGATGCGCAGAACATTCCCCCCAAGCTGCATCCCGGGAACCTCAAGGCGCAAAAGATCTTGGCAGACTCCATGCGCACCCGAGCGCCTTGCTTCTGGGCCACGGACTGCCATCGCGGCTGCGCCATCCGCGCCAATTACGACTCGCAAAGCGTCCACCTCCGCCCCGCCCTGGAGACAGGAAATCTGGACATCATCCCCAATGCCATGGCCCGCGAGGTCACCGTCAATCCAGAAGGCAAAGCCACGGGTATAACTTACATTGATAAAACCACCGGTAAGGAGAATCATGTTCAAGGACGCGCCGTCGTCCTCGCCGCCAGCTCCCAGGAATCCGTGCGCTTGCTGCTCAATTCCAAGTCGGCGCTCTTTCCTGATGGCTTGGCCAATTCCAGCGGCAAGGTCGGCAAATACATCACCGACTCCGTCTCCAGCAGCTTCAGCGCCCACATCCCCGCCTTCGAAGGCATGCCACTGCACAATGAAGATGGCGCCGGTGGCCCGCATGCTTATGTGCCCTGGACTCAGCATGCGCTGAATCGGAAAGGTGAGCTTGGCTTCCCTGGCGGCTATCATCTGGAGTTCACCAGTGGCCGTCAGATGCCCTCCATGACGGTGGCCAATGGCGTGGATCAACTAGCCGGCCGCAAGGGCGTGTCGTATGGCAAGCAGTTCAAGGAAGATGCCCGCCGTTACTATGGCTGCCGCCTGGGCTTCGGAGCGCAAGGCACCATGCTGCCGAATGACCATAGCTTCTGTGAAATTGATCCCGATCTCAAAGATCAATGGGGCATTCCCGTCCTGCGCTTTCACTGGAAGTGGTCGGACTTCGAGCTCAATCAGGTGAAGCATCAACAGCAGCGGATTGGTGAACTGCTGGAAGCGCTCGGTGGCAAGTTCTCACGCCCTCCCGAGACCGATCCGCTCAAGGCCATCCGGCCTGGGGGTTCCGTCATCCATGAAGTCGGCGGCGCCATCATGGGCAGTGATCCTCAAACCTCCGTGACCAATGCCTGGAGCCAAACCTGGGACGTCAAAAACCTCTTTCTCGCGGATGGAGCCCCCTTTGCCAGCACAGCGGATAAAAACCCCACCCTCACCATCATGGCCCTGGCCTGGCGGATGGCCGATCATCTGATGGACGAAATGAAGAAAGGCAATCTCTGA
- a CDS encoding gluconate 2-dehydrogenase subunit 3 family protein: MDRRTAIQWMLAASASLTLNETSRGASAAFKATGYGPDPVMVKIYKPGDVWPLTLSETQRRTATALCDVIIPADETSPSASAVGVPDFIDEWVSSPYPGQAADRKTILEGLDWMEAESQKRFQTAFAQLNETQQHAICEELSLGSPAKPEHKKASAFFKRYRDLTAGGYYTTPEGMKDIGYRGNVTLAAFEGPPIEALKHVGLV, encoded by the coding sequence ATGGACCGACGCACCGCCATTCAATGGATGCTCGCCGCATCGGCCAGTCTAACATTGAATGAAACATCCCGAGGAGCTTCCGCTGCGTTCAAAGCCACCGGCTATGGACCGGATCCCGTCATGGTGAAAATCTACAAACCGGGGGATGTCTGGCCGCTCACGCTGAGCGAAACTCAGCGACGCACCGCCACCGCGCTTTGTGATGTGATCATCCCAGCTGATGAAACCTCCCCCAGTGCTTCCGCTGTCGGTGTGCCGGACTTCATTGATGAATGGGTCAGCTCCCCTTATCCTGGACAGGCCGCAGATCGCAAAACGATCCTTGAAGGTCTGGACTGGATGGAAGCCGAATCTCAGAAGCGTTTTCAAACCGCTTTTGCGCAACTGAACGAGACCCAGCAACATGCCATCTGCGAGGAACTCAGTCTGGGGTCCCCAGCCAAACCTGAGCACAAAAAAGCCTCCGCCTTTTTCAAACGGTATCGTGACCTCACCGCCGGAGGCTACTACACCACCCCCGAAGGCATGAAGGACATCGGTTATCGTGGCAATGTCACCCTGGCTGCTTTTGAAGGTCCTCCCATCGAGGCCTTGAAGCACGTTGGCCTAGTCTGA